The following DNA comes from Kluyveromyces lactis strain NRRL Y-1140 chromosome E complete sequence.
TTAAGATCAAATTGGATGATAGATTCAGTAAACAAGATCTAGAAGTCAGACGTAAAGCAAAAGTTGATAAATATGGTAGAAAAATTGTGGATGCTAACAAGGATGTAAAGGATTTTGATCGTTATTTTACCAAGGAAAAGCCGGAGGACAAGGAGGATGAGTCTAATTCATCCGAAAGCAGCGATGATCAAGAAGCTGAAGCTGCTGTTCATGCAAAATCTGTTGATAGAGCTCGTGGTGAACCTCCTGCTGATTacgtttcttcttctgatgaagaGTCCTCCTCTGAAtccgaagaagaatctgGGGACAGTGACATTGAATCAGAAGAAATCGAACTAGAAGAGTCCAAACCTGCTAGTGGAAATGCCACAAATACGTTGGCTGTAGTGAACCTGGATTGGGATCATGTCAAATCTGCTGATTTGTTTGTCACATTTAAGTCTTTCGTGCCTAAGGGAGGAGagattcaaaaaattgcCATATATCCAAGTGAATTTGGTAAAGAAAGGATGCAACGTGAAGAGATCGAAGGTCCtccaaaagaattattccagtcaaagaaatccaagaagaatgataaagatgatgatgagattAATGTCGAATCAATTTATGAGGAAGGAGACGCAGAGGACTATGATTCTAAAGCACTTCGTCGTTACCAATTGGAACGTCTAAGATACTATTATGCCGTGGTTTACTGCAGCGACATTAGGACAGCCGAATCAATCTATCAAAACTGTGATGGCACAGAATATGAATCTACAGCCAATGTCTTTGATTTAAGGTATGTGCCTGATGGTATGGAAATGGATGATGATCCTCGTGATGAATGTACCTCGCTTCCAAAAAATTACAAGCCGGCACAATTCAGTACAGATGCCCTTCAGCATTCCAAGGTAAAGCTTACATGGGATGAAACTCCTGCAGACCGTGTGGAAATATCTAAAAGAGCATTCActcaaaaagaaattgaagaaatggacTTTAAAGCTTATTTAGCCTCCGATAGTGAAGAATCTGAAGTTGAGCATGATGATCAAGTTAAAAATAAACTCAAGGCTTTAGTAATGGATTCCGTAAAAGTGGGGCAAAAGTCACTATTTGATCaaaaggaagatgaagacgataATGAGGCTGATATGGAAATAACTTTCACTCCAGGCCTGGATGAGTCTGGCCAACAAGATACCAATGATAACGAAGAGGAAAGCACCATTGATAAGATTAGACgtaaagaaaaagaaagacgtaagaagagaaaggaCAGAGTCAAGGAGCTTAAGAAGGAATCAGAAGCCAAATTAAAGGAGAACCttaagaagaagaaagatacTTCTCACAGCATCGATGACGATAAGAAAAAGGGAGAGTTAGAGCTCTTAATGCTAGATGAAAATGAGGGTGAATCAACAATTAACAACAAGGCACACTTCAACATGAATGAGATTCTCAAATCTGAGAAGGAAAAATCCAAAAAGGCCAAGTATCAAAACAAGGAGAAGATTGTGGATGATGAATTCACTCCAGACGTTAATGATCCAAGATTTAAAGAGGTCTTTGAAGATCACGATTTCGCGATTGATCCTACTCAACCAGAGTTCAAGAAGACACCAGCTATGGAGAAGATTTTAAAGGAACGTACAGTACGTTCAAGCAAAAAATCTAGGGGCAAAAAGCGTAACCACGAAATTGCAAATACTGAACATAGTAAAGACATAAATAAGATCGGCGGTTTAGTTGAAAAACTTAAGgccaagaacaaaagaacaaaacaCTAATTTGCAAACTTGTGGACACTTTATATCAACCCAAAGACGTCCACATcttatatgtatatattcAGCATTTGATTAAAGCATAAATACATCATTTCACTTAATCATGCGACTGTATCATGGCATGGTCTGTAACTTTAAGTCATTTCCTTATTTATCCAGATTTGTACGTCATATTCTGTGTgtgaacaaaaagaaaaagtgCACATTATCACATTATATGAAATAGGTTCATCTTTCTAAAGATTATCTAAAATTGTAGGTAATACACGGACAAACCGATAAACTTACTAGATAGACTCTGCCACTGCCATAATATCCAGGGAATAATGGGGCTGGTACAGGGTTATGAAAGTGAGAGTAGTGATGATGGCTCATCTGTAGCTGTGCCTAAGAGATCGTTAAAAACATCAAAGGCTGAATTGAAGTCCAAAAGACTTAGGAGGAACGGGAAAGGACCATGGGCAAAATGGCAAGGATCTAGTGACGATGAGATCGAACAATTATCAAAGGATTCAAATGCTTCTAATTCCTTAGATTTAGGTGGTGATGAGGATGCAGTGGCATCACAATCACTTGAAAGAACGAAATTTGTAGGCAGTACTGAAAAAGACTATCTGGGAAGATGCATTTTACACCCCCCAGTAGATATTCCATtagaattcaagaaagaaccACTATCATTCAGGTGCTTCCTTCCGAAAACCAAGATAGCAGAATACTATGGGCATAAGAATGGTACTACATCATTACGATTCATACCGAAAACAGGACATCTCTTACTTTCAGGCGGTAACGACAACATAATAAAACTATGGGACTTTTATCATGAGAGAGAACTATTAAGAACGTATGAAGGTCACTCTATGACTATAAAGGATTTGAACTTTACAGATAATGGACATTCTTTTGCCAGTGCATCATTTGATAAATGGGTTAAGATCTGGAACACCGAAAAAGGTATAATTGATAAAAGATTGCGTTTCAACTCTGTACCGAACTGTATTACATTCCACCCAAAAGACAAGAACCAACTAGTGGTAGGATTATCCAACTCCGAAATACGGCACTATGACTTGAGGCTATCAGAAAACCATGGGGAAGTACAGAAATATGATCATCATCAGGGTTCTATTTTGGCACTAAAGTACTTCCCTGATGGTAAGAAGTTAATCTCGTCGTCAGAAGATAAAACGGTCAGAATTTGGGAGAACCGAATCAATATTCCTATTAAACAAATCAGTGGCACAGCACAACATTCTATGCCATGGATCGATATTAATCCACAGGGTCAGTCTTTCTGTACACAAAGTATGGACAACACCATCTATACGTACTCAATGTTACCAAAGTATAAAAGACACCCAAACAAGACATTCAAAGGTCATAATACTACAGGTTATGGTATTCATTTTGCATTTTCTCCTGATGGCCAATACATTGCATCTGGAGACTCTAAAGGTCAGACGTTCATCTGGGATTGGAAAACTACCAAATTGTTAAAGAAATTTAAgccattttcaaataacCTGCCAGTAACCTGTATTGAATGGAATCCTCAAGAGACAAGTAAGTTATGTTGCGCTGGTAATACCGGAAAAATTGCCATTCTGGACTAATGAAGAATTGAGATTCTTTGAGACATTATTCTTGGTTTCGGCACAACCTTCGATAAGGTTATGTAGATATACTTAATGATTACATATAAATCATGCATAAAAGGAAACGGATTTAGACTTTCTTGCCTGTACTTCACCGATAGCCTCAACGAAATCTTCGTGCTTGATTGTTGATTGAGCGTTTCTTAATGCGATCATACCAGCTTCGACACTAACGGCTTTCAATTGAGCACCATTGAATTCATCTGTAGATCTAGCGAGTTCTTGCCAATTGATAGAATCATCAGTTGTCATTTTTCTGGAATGAATCTGTAGAATTTGAGCTCTTGCATCTTCTGTAGGGAGTGGGAATTCTATTTTTCTATCAAGTCTACCAGATCTTAATAAGGCCGGATCTAGAACATCAACACGATTGGTAGCAGCCAACACCTTAACCCGATCATCAGAGCCAAATCCATCCAATTGATTTAGCAACTCTAACATTGTTCTTTGTACTTCTCTATCACCAGATTTTTCGGAATCGAAACGTTTTGTACCAATGGCATCTaattcatcgatgaaaatgataGTAGGTGCCTTTTCCTTAGCTAATGCAAATGCGTCACGTACCAACTTTGCACCTTCACCAATGTACATTTGAACAAGCTGAGGTGCAGCTAGCTTTAAGAAAGTGGCATTTGTTTGAGCGGCACAGGCCCTAGCAAGAAGGGTCTTACCTGTACCTGGAGGGCCGTACATCAAAGCACCCTTTGGAGCCTTAATACCcatatctttgaatttttcaccttGCTTCATTGGTAGAACAATAGCCTCCACTAATTCCTCTATTTGTTTATCTAATCCACCCACATCCGAATATGTTTCTGTT
Coding sequences within:
- the ESF1 gene encoding pre-rRNA-processing protein ESF1 (similar to uniprot|Q06344 YDR365C Saccharomyces cerevisiae ESF1 Nucleolar protein involved in pre-rRNA processing) yields the protein MNSKGEKKEKITEDPRFSGIHNDPKFRSTKSKNFKIKLDDRFSKQDLEVRRKAKVDKYGRKIVDANKDVKDFDRYFTKEKPEDKEDESNSSESSDDQEAEAAVHAKSVDRARGEPPADYVSSSDEESSSESEEESGDSDIESEEIELEESKPASGNATNTLAVVNLDWDHVKSADLFVTFKSFVPKGGEIQKIAIYPSEFGKERMQREEIEGPPKELFQSKKSKKNDKDDDEINVESIYEEGDAEDYDSKALRRYQLERLRYYYAVVYCSDIRTAESIYQNCDGTEYESTANVFDLRYVPDGMEMDDDPRDECTSLPKNYKPAQFSTDALQHSKVKLTWDETPADRVEISKRAFTQKEIEEMDFKAYLASDSEESEVEHDDQVKNKLKALVMDSVKVGQKSLFDQKEDEDDNEADMEITFTPGLDESGQQDTNDNEEESTIDKIRRKEKERRKKRKDRVKELKKESEAKLKENLKKKKDTSHSIDDDKKKGELELLMLDENEGESTINNKAHFNMNEILKSEKEKSKKAKYQNKEKIVDDEFTPDVNDPRFKEVFEDHDFAIDPTQPEFKKTPAMEKILKERTVRSSKKSRGKKRNHEIANTEHSKDINKIGGLVEKLKAKNKRTKH
- the CDC40 gene encoding Cdc40p (similar to uniprot|P40968 Saccharomyces cerevisiae YDR364C CDC40 Pre-mRNA splicing factor important for catalytic step II of pre-mRNA splicing and plays a role in cell cycle progression required for DNA synthesis during mitosis and meiosis has WD repeats) translates to MGLVQGYESESSDDGSSVAVPKRSLKTSKAELKSKRLRRNGKGPWAKWQGSSDDEIEQLSKDSNASNSLDLGGDEDAVASQSLERTKFVGSTEKDYLGRCILHPPVDIPLEFKKEPLSFRCFLPKTKIAEYYGHKNGTTSLRFIPKTGHLLLSGGNDNIIKLWDFYHERELLRTYEGHSMTIKDLNFTDNGHSFASASFDKWVKIWNTEKGIIDKRLRFNSVPNCITFHPKDKNQLVVGLSNSEIRHYDLRLSENHGEVQKYDHHQGSILALKYFPDGKKLISSSEDKTVRIWENRINIPIKQISGTAQHSMPWIDINPQGQSFCTQSMDNTIYTYSMLPKYKRHPNKTFKGHNTTGYGIHFAFSPDGQYIASGDSKGQTFIWDWKTTKLLKKFKPFSNNLPVTCIEWNPQETSKLCCAGNTGKIAILD
- the RPT5 gene encoding proteasome regulatory particle base subunit RPT5 (highly similar to uniprot|P33297 Saccharomyces cerevisiae YOR117W RPT5 One of six ATPases of the 19S regulatory particle of the 26S proteasome involved in the degradation of ubiquitinated substrates recruited to the GAL1-10 promoter region upon induction of transcription) — its product is MSTLEELNNQSQPDDDDIDQEFFNLSASELTTRAKLLDNEIRIFRSELQRLSHENSQMLEKIKDNQEKIKNNKQLPYLVANVVEIMDMDELQDSNEIDTQGGNVNLDNAAKGKAAVIKTSSRQTVFLPMVGLVDPVKLKPNDLVGVNKDSYLILDTLPSEFDSRVKAMEVDEKPTETYSDVGGLDKQIEELVEAIVLPMKQGEKFKDMGIKAPKGALMYGPPGTGKTLLARACAAQTNATFLKLAAPQLVQMYIGEGAKLVRDAFALAKEKAPTIIFIDELDAIGTKRFDSEKSGDREVQRTMLELLNQLDGFGSDDRVKVLAATNRVDVLDPALLRSGRLDRKIEFPLPTEDARAQILQIHSRKMTTDDSINWQELARSTDEFNGAQLKAVSVEAGMIALRNAQSTIKHEDFVEAIGEVQARKSKSVSFYA